A portion of the Adhaeribacter radiodurans genome contains these proteins:
- a CDS encoding DUF7793 family protein, which produces MEPFEGDSGVRKKDTTYVTMILQNGIFQAYYKKLNVLDLLIAKTAVQDRIIFFKNTAYPCLFDITEVKETTKEARDYMANEGNELVVASGMVVNSPMLKMMANFYIMVNKPKNPTRLFTDRASALDWLEQFKSKS; this is translated from the coding sequence ATGGAACCATTTGAAGGAGATAGCGGAGTAAGGAAGAAAGATACAACTTATGTGACCATGATTTTACAAAACGGTATTTTCCAGGCCTACTACAAAAAGCTGAATGTTTTGGACCTACTTATAGCAAAAACTGCTGTACAAGACCGGATTATTTTTTTTAAAAACACCGCCTACCCCTGCTTATTTGATATTACGGAAGTAAAAGAAACTACTAAAGAAGCCCGCGACTATATGGCCAACGAGGGCAACGAATTAGTTGTAGCCAGTGGCATGGTAGTAAACTCGCCCATGCTGAAAATGATGGCTAATTTTTATATTATGGTTAATAAACCGAAAAACCCTACCCGCTTGTTTACGGATCGTGCAAGCGCTTTGGACTGGCTCGAACAGTTTAAAAGTAAGTCTTAA
- a CDS encoding aldo/keto reductase: MASETTSAFSADFTIGSDLTVNRMGYGAMRITGEGIWGPPQDKEEAIRVLQRTVELGINFSDTADSYGPHVSEELIAEALHPYPAGLVIATKGGLLRTGPNQWPINAHPDHLREALEGSLQRLKLDQIDLYQLHRVDPEVPYETSLEFLQQVQEEGLVKHIGLSEVTVDQIKKAQEYVKVVSVQNMYSVDNRKWEEELEYCRQQNMAFIPWYPLAGGNSKALAKLDTIGQKHGASKQQIALSWLLYHAPNILLIPGTSKVKHLEENFQAASIKLSPEDIKVLDQLNTAEISG, encoded by the coding sequence ATGGCTAGCGAAACAACATCCGCCTTTTCTGCCGATTTTACGATTGGTAGTGATTTAACTGTTAACCGTATGGGGTATGGTGCTATGCGTATTACCGGAGAAGGTATCTGGGGACCACCTCAGGATAAAGAAGAAGCCATTCGGGTATTACAAAGAACTGTTGAATTGGGAATTAATTTTAGCGATACTGCCGATAGCTATGGGCCGCACGTATCCGAAGAGTTAATTGCCGAAGCTTTACATCCTTATCCAGCAGGTTTAGTAATTGCGACGAAAGGCGGCTTATTGCGTACAGGTCCAAACCAATGGCCTATTAACGCGCACCCCGACCATTTGCGTGAAGCGCTGGAAGGAAGCTTACAACGATTAAAACTAGACCAAATTGATTTGTATCAATTACACCGCGTTGACCCCGAAGTACCTTACGAAACATCCTTAGAGTTTTTGCAGCAAGTACAGGAAGAAGGCTTGGTTAAACACATAGGTCTTTCGGAAGTAACCGTTGATCAAATTAAAAAAGCCCAGGAATACGTTAAGGTGGTATCGGTGCAGAATATGTACAGCGTGGATAACCGCAAATGGGAAGAAGAACTGGAATATTGCCGTCAGCAAAACATGGCATTTATTCCCTGGTACCCACTTGCCGGCGGCAATTCTAAAGCATTGGCTAAACTAGACACAATCGGGCAAAAGCATGGCGCTTCTAAACAACAAATTGCCTTAAGCTGGCTCTTGTACCATGCTCCCAATATTTTACTTATACCCGGAACTTCTAAAGTTAAACACCTCGAAGAAAATTTTCAGGCAGCCTCAATAAAGCTTTCGCCGGAAGATATAAAGGTATTAGACCAGCTAAATACCGCCGAAATCTCGGGCTAA
- a CDS encoding aldo/keto reductase yields the protein MEYIRLGNTGMKVSKICLGCMTYGIPTERWPWALNEEQSRPFIQKALELGINFFDTADIYTNGASEEVVGRALKDFAKREDVVIATKVHGPMGPGPNDKGLSRKHIMSAIDASLRRLGTDYVDLYQIHRWDYEVPLEETLEALHDVVKAGKARYIGASSMFAWQFAQALYTADLHNWTRFVSMQPQYNLVYREEEREMLPLCQDQKIAVIPWSPLARGLLTGKRTKGGNETERARTDAFGKSIYTRDDDFHISNLVNDIAQEHGIPNAQVALAWLLSKPIVTAPIIGASKPGHLEDAVGALSVKLTPAEIKRLEEPYQPHPVLGFS from the coding sequence ATGGAATATATCCGCTTAGGTAACACCGGCATGAAGGTGTCTAAAATTTGCCTGGGTTGTATGACCTACGGTATCCCAACTGAGCGTTGGCCCTGGGCCTTAAACGAAGAACAAAGCCGGCCATTTATACAAAAGGCACTAGAGCTCGGAATTAATTTTTTTGATACCGCTGATATTTACACCAACGGAGCCAGCGAAGAAGTAGTTGGGCGTGCTTTAAAGGATTTTGCTAAACGGGAGGACGTAGTAATAGCTACTAAAGTACATGGGCCCATGGGTCCCGGACCAAATGACAAAGGCTTATCGCGGAAACACATTATGAGCGCCATTGATGCGAGCCTGCGGCGTTTAGGAACCGACTACGTAGATTTGTATCAAATTCACCGGTGGGATTATGAGGTGCCTTTAGAAGAAACCTTAGAAGCTTTGCACGATGTGGTTAAAGCAGGAAAAGCCCGGTACATTGGCGCTTCTTCGATGTTTGCCTGGCAATTTGCCCAGGCGCTTTACACCGCCGACTTACACAACTGGACGCGTTTTGTATCCATGCAGCCCCAGTACAATCTGGTTTACCGCGAAGAAGAACGCGAAATGCTGCCTCTTTGTCAAGATCAGAAAATAGCCGTTATTCCTTGGTCGCCATTGGCACGAGGCTTACTTACTGGAAAACGCACCAAAGGCGGTAATGAAACCGAACGGGCCCGTACCGATGCTTTTGGCAAATCTATTTACACCCGCGATGATGATTTTCATATTTCGAATTTAGTGAACGATATTGCCCAGGAACATGGTATTCCGAACGCGCAAGTGGCTTTAGCCTGGCTGTTATCCAAGCCTATAGTAACTGCCCCCATTATTGGCGCGAGTAAACCTGGTCACCTGGAAGACGCTGTGGGAGCCTTATCAGTTAAACTTACTCCGGCGGAAATTAAGCGGTTAGAAGAGCCTTACCAACCACATCCGGTACTTGGCTTTTCGTAA
- a CDS encoding class I SAM-dependent methyltransferase: MSIKAIPPYRAELLNHAYGKILEIGFGSGLNLPFYPANIKEINIVEVNDGMKNLAQKNIAQSSIQVNYHTINAEQLPFPDATFDTIVSAWTLCSIVEVSKALIEIYRVLKPEGQFLFVEHGLSNEPQVQKWQHRLTPVQKVIADGCHLDRNIEALIAGAGFQFSKLRKEYAGVPKVASYFYIGIATKSLA, from the coding sequence ATGTCTATTAAGGCTATTCCTCCTTACCGGGCAGAATTACTAAACCATGCTTATGGGAAAATACTGGAAATTGGATTTGGATCTGGTTTAAATTTGCCTTTTTACCCGGCCAATATTAAAGAAATTAATATTGTGGAGGTGAACGATGGTATGAAAAATTTAGCTCAGAAAAACATTGCTCAATCTTCTATTCAGGTTAACTATCATACCATAAATGCGGAGCAACTGCCTTTTCCGGATGCTACTTTTGATACAATAGTAAGCGCCTGGACTCTTTGTAGCATTGTGGAAGTGAGCAAAGCTTTAATAGAAATTTACCGGGTGCTTAAACCGGAAGGCCAGTTTTTATTTGTAGAGCATGGCCTAAGTAACGAACCGCAGGTACAAAAATGGCAACACCGGCTCACGCCCGTTCAAAAAGTTATTGCGGATGGTTGTCATCTCGACCGGAATATAGAAGCGCTTATTGCCGGGGCCGGCTTTCAGTTTAGTAAACTCCGGAAAGAATATGCAGGAGTACCTAAAGTGGCCAGTTATTTTTACATCGGAATTGCTACCAAATCTTTAGCTTAA
- a CDS encoding alpha/beta fold hydrolase: MEDVLKRNNVTAKGKGETPILFAHGYGCDQNMWRFVTPAFEENYKIILLDQMGFGKSDVSAYTAQKYDSLQAYADDILEVANALNIKDIIFVGHSVSAIVGVLAAITAPHLFQKLILIAPSPRYINDTDYSGGFAQEDINNLLESLDSDYLAWSVAMAPVIMGNAEKPEWSEELAASFCRSNEEIARNFARLTFLSDNRADLKKLQVPSLILQCQNDVIAPLEVGNYMKQSIANSNLVILNATGHCPNLSAPEETIEAIKNFLSTEKVLY; encoded by the coding sequence ATGGAAGATGTGCTCAAAAGAAATAATGTAACCGCTAAAGGGAAAGGTGAAACTCCCATTCTATTTGCCCATGGCTATGGTTGCGACCAAAATATGTGGCGTTTTGTTACACCTGCATTTGAAGAGAATTATAAAATTATTCTTCTGGATCAAATGGGGTTCGGAAAATCCGATGTTTCGGCATATACCGCTCAGAAGTACGATTCTTTGCAAGCTTACGCCGATGATATTTTAGAAGTAGCAAATGCGTTAAATATAAAAGATATAATTTTTGTAGGACATTCCGTAAGTGCCATAGTTGGAGTACTAGCGGCTATTACTGCCCCGCATCTTTTTCAGAAATTAATCTTGATTGCTCCATCGCCGCGCTACATTAATGATACCGATTATTCCGGTGGATTTGCTCAGGAGGACATTAACAATTTACTGGAATCGTTGGATAGTGACTATTTAGCCTGGTCGGTGGCAATGGCCCCGGTTATAATGGGAAATGCCGAGAAGCCCGAATGGAGCGAAGAACTGGCAGCCAGTTTCTGCCGGAGTAACGAAGAAATAGCCCGGAATTTTGCCAGGCTTACTTTTCTTTCTGATAACCGGGCCGATTTAAAAAAACTTCAGGTTCCATCTTTAATTCTGCAGTGTCAGAATGATGTAATTGCGCCCTTAGAAGTAGGAAACTATATGAAACAAAGTATAGCCAATAGTAATTTAGTAATACTAAATGCCACCGGGCATTGCCCTAACTTAAGTGCTCCAGAAGAAACTATAGAGGCTATTAAAAATTTTTTATCCACCGAAAAAGTGCTTTATTGA